From the genome of Antennarius striatus isolate MH-2024 chromosome 19, ASM4005453v1, whole genome shotgun sequence, one region includes:
- the nt5e gene encoding 5'-nucleotidase: protein MCAGPVRLLLLLLVPAAADWNLLLLHTNDVHARVEETSGISGKCKPDGRCFAGVARRATAVRGVRSRGGNVLLLDAGDQFQGTVWFNYYRGAEAAHFMNRLRYDAMALGNHEFDNGVGGLLDPFLAQIQCHVLSANIRTDPTLNATFGSAYSPYKVLHVGGEKVGVVGYTSLETTALSDPGPHVFFEDEVASLQPYVDRLQEEGVTKIIALGHSGFSTDQQIARKVRGVDVVVGGHTNTFLYTGPPPSSEVPAGPYPFLVQSDDGREVPVVQAYAFGKYLGLLNVTFDDNGNVLESRGNPILLDSSVPQDPEILAEVQRWKENLANYSSQVVGRTNVFLNGTNAECRFRECNLGNLICDAMVNNYVKVADEDRWNQVSAAIMNGGGIRSDIDEQLRDGWITMEDLIAVMPFGGTFDLVQLRGATLKRAFEFSVRRYGEGTGEFLQVSGFRVEYDLSRPPWRRLKSLRILCTWCQVPVYEPVEDQTVYTVVVGSYMAQGGDGFALVKNETLKHNSGDLDLTVVSDYIRRMQPIYTPVEGRISIHTSAAPLPRPVLTPVLLGLLWTLM from the exons ATGTGCGCGGGCCCGGtgcggctcctcctcctgctgctcgtGCCCGCGGCGGCGGACTGGAACCTGCTGCTCCTGCACACCAACGACGTGCACGCGCGCGTGGAGGAGACGAGCGGGATCTCCGGTAAATGCAAACCGGACGGCCGATGCTTCGCCGGGGTGGCGCGGAGGGCCACGGCGGTCCGGGGGGTGCGGAGCCGGGGGGGCAACGTGCTGCTGCTGGACGCCGGGGACCAGTTCCAGGGGACCGTCTGGTTCAACTACTACCGGGGGGCGGAGGCGGCGCACTTCATGAACCGGCTCCGGTACGATGCCATG GCGCTGGGGAACCATGAGTTTGATAACGGCGTGGGGGGGCTCCTGGACCCCTTCCTGGCCCAGATCCAGTGTCACGTCCTAAGCGCCAACATCAGGACCGACCCCACGCTCAACGCCACCTTTGGCTCCGCCTACTCTCCTTATAAGGTGCTTCATGTCGGCGGCGAGAAGGTGGGCGTGGTCGGATACACCTCACTGGAAACCACCGCCCTGTCCGACCCCG GTCCACACGTGTTCTTCGAGGACGAGGTGGCGTCCCTCCAGCCGTACGTGGACCGCCTCCAGGAGGAGGGCGTGACCAAGATCATCGCCTTGGGACACTCCGGGTTCAGCACCGACCAGCAGATCGCCAGGAAGGTGCGGGGCGTGGACGTGGTCGTGGGAGGACACACCAACACCTTCCTCTACacag GCCCGCCCCCGTCCTCAGAGGTCCCCGCCGGGCCGTACCCCTTCCTGGTGCAGTCGGACGACGGGCGTGAGGTTCCCGTGGTCCAGGCGTATGCCTTCGGGAAGTACCTGGGGCTCCTGAACGTCACGTTTGACGACAACGGGAACGTGTTGGAGTCCAGGGGGAACCCCATCCTGCTGGACAGCAGCGTCCCCCAAG ATCCAGAGATTCTGGCTGAGGTCCAGCGCTGGAAGGAGAACCTGGCCAACTACTCGTCCCAGGTTGTGGGACGGACCAACGTCTTCCTGAACGGAACCAATGCAGAGTGTCGCTTCAGGGAATGCAACCTGGGGAACCTGATCTGTGACGCCATG GTCAACAACTATGTGAAGGTCGCAGATGAAGACCGGTGGAACCAGGTCAGCGCCGCCATCATGAACGGGGGGGGTATCCGCTCCGACATCGACGAGCAGCTCCGAGACG GCTGGATCACCATGGAGGACCTGATCGCGGTCATGCCCTTCGGGGGCACCTTCGACCTGGTGCAGCTGAGGGGGGCCACGCTGAAGAGGGCCTTCGAGTTCTCTGTACGGCGCTATGGCGAGGGCACCGGGGAGTTCCTGCAGGTCTCCG GGTTCCGGGTGGAGTACGACCTGTCCCGCCCCCCCTGGCGCCGCCTGAAGAGCCTGCGGATCCTGTGCACGTGGTGCCAGGTGCCGGTCTACGAGCCGGTGGAGGACCAGACCGTCTACACCGTGGTGGTCGGGTCCTACATGGCCCAGGGGGGCGACGGCTTCGCCCTGGTGAAGAACGAGACCCTCAAGCACAACAGCG GAGACCTGGACCTGACGGTGGTCTCGGACTACATCCGCCGCATGCAGCCCATCTACACACCGGTGGAGGGGCGCATCAGCATCCACACCTCtgccgcccccctcccccgacCCGTCCTGACCCCTGTCCTGCTGGGCCTCCTCTGGACTCTTATGTGA